The DNA window CCTTGAGGAGAGTCGCGGTACCCGCGCGTAAGGGTATCGCAACCATTGCGAAAGGCACGACGCCTGCCGCGACTCTCCTCCCTCACACCCCGACGGAAGTAATTCTGTCGGTAAACCCTGCGGCAGTGGTGCTCCGCAGGTGGTCACGCAGGTGACCGATAGCGCACCTACACGCAGTATCCGCAGCTGCGTGGCGCCCAATGTGCAATCGATGGCGTTTCGTGCGGCCCTCGGCGCCCGGTATATCCAAGTAGCCACTCGCTACGTTCCGGGCCCCGAGGGGCTCACTTTTCCCGCCCGAAAGCGGGTTATTTTATTTTCTCTGTATAATAGAGAGGTGGCTGAATTCGAAAAAAGATATAAGCAGCTGAACAAAGCGCAGCGCGAAGCGGTGGATAGTATTGAAGGTCCGCTCTTAGTTATTGCTGGCCCCGGCACAGGTAAGACTGAGTTACTAAGTATGCGCGCCGCCAACATATTACAAAAGACCGACACGCTGCCCCAAAATATACTTTGTCTCACATTTACCGATAGTGGTGCTGCTGCTATGCGCCAGCGACTGGCTAGTATTATTGGCCCCGATGCCTATAAAGTCGCTATCCATACTTTCCATAGTTTTGGGAGTGAAGTTATCAACCAGAATAGCGAATACTTTTACCATGGTGCCGCATTTAAGCCGGCCGATGAGCTGACGAGTCATGAGATACTGACTGGGATTTTTGACGAGCTCGACTATACCAACCCGCTCACCAGTAAAATGAATGGGGAATACACCTATCTTAGCGACGCCAAAACGGTTATTAGCGAGCTAAAGCGTAATGGTTTGACGAGCGATGAACTACTGACCATCATCGCCTCCAACGACATCGTTCTCGACAGTGTTGAAAAAGAACTGAGTAGGATATTTTCTGAGCGGCCAAGCACCACCATGCTCCCACTCTTAGTGCCGCTTGCAAAAAAGGTCGCAGAACTCGCGCCACAACCTATCCCATCGGCCTATACGCCACTCTCAAATACCTTGTCGCTCAGTATGGCGCATGCGTTCGACCACGCCGTCGCAGCAAATAGTACGAAACCCCTTACCGCGTGGCGCGATGAATGGCTGGAAAAAAATGACCAGGGTAGCTTCGTGTTCAAAGATCGCAAACGCCACGCCAAGCTGCGAGCCCTAAGCCACATTTACTATGCTTATCTGACGCGCATGGAGCAAGCCGGACTATACGATTTCGATGACATGGTACTGGGCGTTATTCACGGACTCGAAACGCAGGCAGACCTTGCATACAACTTGCAAGAAAAGTACCACTATATTATGGTGGATGAGTTTCAAGACACCAACCTTGCGCAGCTCCGTGTGCTGTTCGCGCTCACCAACAGTCCACTCTATGAGGGCAAGCCGAATATCATGGCAGTCGGTGATGATGACCAAGCAATTTATAGTTTTCAGGGCGCCGAAGTCAACAATATTCATCGTTTCCGTAGTCAATATCCGGGTATGCGCCTGGTAGTGCTAACCGACAATTACCGGTCGGCAAAACCAATCTTACTCCACGCACGTGAGGTGATAATACAAGGCGAAGATCGACTCGAATCAACCATGAGCGATCTCGGCCTGGTAAAAGAGCTCGTCGCCCTCACCACGCCCAAAGCGCCCAAAGTTCAGCTGATGCCATTTGCTTCCCAAGTTGAAGAGTACAGCTGGATTGCTAGGGATATCGCCAATCACATTGAGAGTGGTCAACCGGCCTCAACTATCGCCATACTAGCGCGCCGCCACAGCGAGCTCGTAGCTATGCTGCCGTATTTATATGCTAATAATATCACTGTCAACTATGAACGCCGCGATGACGTCCTTTCGATGGACGTCGTGATAGCGCTCGAACTTATCGCTTCGATTGCAGTGCACCTGTTCGACCGGGATATCGAAGCAGCCGATAGCCTATTGCCCGAACTGTTGGCTCATCCGGCATTTTTATGTGACCCTGAAGCGGTCTGGCGCATAAGTTTAGTAAGCCATCGCAATCATTTGTCGTGGCTCGAAAGCATGGCAACAACACCTGAGTTTGCGCCCTTACAACAATGGCTTGTTTCGCTTGCGCTCGCCGTACCACACACCCCGCTTGAGCAATTTCTCGACATGCTTCTTGGCATGCCGGCCGACTCAACAAAAGACGATGTCGTTTCGTATCGGTCGCCCCTTTATGAGCACTACTTCAGTGCCGAACAACTTGCTATTAATCCCGAAGCTTACCTTGTAGCGCTTGACGCACTTCGTACTATTCGCGCCCACTTACGCGACTTTAAACCAAATAGCCCGCTTCACGTCCGTGACTTTTTGGAGTACACGACGATGTATCGACAGATAGGAACAGGCATAACAAGCCTGCGTAGGCAGGCCGACGAGATTGCCGGCTCAGTGCATTTGATGACCGTTCACAAAGCCAAGGGGCTGGAGTTCGATTCGGTATATATCGCCGGAGCCCATGACGGCGCCTGGGGCGAGCGGGTTCGTAGTCGTAGCCGACTGATTGGCTATCCCGAAAATCTTCAATTAGCTCCTGCCGGAAACACCTACAGCGAACGTCTACGACTATTCTATGTCGCGATGACCCGCGCCAAGCAACAGCTATCGATAAGCCACCCGACCGTCGCCGAAAATGGCAGTACACTGCTGCCGGCTAGTTTTTTGACCGGTACTTCGCTGACAGCTATTGAGCAGCTGTCAATTCCGTCGTCGACCGAGCAAAACGCGCAAGCCCTGGTAGCATGGCACGATTACTATACACGCGCGACGACCGACTCCATGCAGCTACTACTTGCGCCGCTACTAGAAACCTACAAGCTGTCGGCAACGCACTTGAATAACTTCATCGATCTATCCCGCGGCGGCCCTGGAACCTTCTTGCTCAACAATCTTTTGCGGTTCCCGCAGGCCAAAAGCGCCAATGCAGCGTACGGCACTGCAATCCACACCACTCTTCAGCGAGCACATGCTCATTTGTCGGCAACCGGCAGGCGAAAACCAATCGAAGATGTCCTGGGCGATTTCGTAAAAGAAATGACAAATCAGCATCTCGACAGCAGCGACACAGAGCTGTTCATACAAAAAGGCCAAGACAGTCTGAGTGCTTTTTTGTCGCAGTATTATAACAGCTTCACCCCGTCGCAGCGCACAGAACTCGGCTTTGGCAATCAGTCAGTTGTGTGCGACGGCGTGCGCCTGACAGGTTCACTCGACCTAGTCGAGATTATCGATCAAAACATTACGGTCACTGACTACAAAACCGGCAAACCCAGCACTAGCTGGAAGGGGAGCACTGACTACGAAAAAATAAAGCTACATAAATATAAGCAACAACTCATGTTTTACCAACTTCTCGTCGGGCATTCGCGCGACTATAGCAAGTATTCCTACCTAAAAGGCATCTTGCAATTCGTCGAACCAGACCGAAGTGGGACTATCTATACCCTTGACGTGGTGGCAACCGAAGCAGAGTTGCATGTATTTCGTCAGTTACTGAAGGCAGTTTGGCACTGTATACAAAACCTCACCCTTCCCGACATTAGTCAGTTTGAGCCGACCTACAAAGGCATACTACAGTTTGAGAAATATCTTATTGACAATTATTCCAATAACTGATATTATACTTATATTCTGACCAGCCGATAAAGGGGTGAGGGCTTTGTTCAAGTCGGATAAAGACAAGGAGCGCGAAGCGCGTGAGCGCGCAGGCGCCAAGACCTGCCCCAAATGTGGTGGCAGAGGTGGCTTCGGCCCAGGTGGCTGTGGCGCGATAAGCCACGGACACTGCACAGTGTGCAATTGCACCGGCAGGGTCAATAAGTAGACCTCGCTCGCTGCCGACGCGGCGGGCATTCGCCCTCAGTTCGGTGTTGGCCCACCATGCTGAGGGCAGAGAGGTGCTCCTTCAAGGAGCTGGCACACTGGGCAGGGGATGAGACCTACTGCCGTGGAACTTTGGTGCCGCTTTAGTGAGGTCGAGCTCTCTCCGGCCGACAGACGCGCATTCCTCCAGCGCGCCTGTCGGCCTCTTTTTATTGGTTGTGCTTGCATTACACCACCCCTCATGCTAGGATACGACAGCGGTCTTGTTCGGTGTGTCTACCAGACAGACAGGCAGGACCGACCAGGAGAGGTAGTTTAACGACTAAGAACGGCGCACCGCGCAAACCCGGGTTTGAATCCCGGCCTCTCCCCCCCGAGCCGTTAGTGTAGCAGGGCATACTCTGGAGAACCCCAGAGAAGCGGAGTGTTCGAATCCTCCCGGCTCGACCGCGGTCGCACCACTTGACCACCAAATCGGTGGTGCGACCCGCAAAACCAGCCTCATTAGCTCAGTGGCAGAGCGCTCACGTTCTAAGTGAGAGGTCACAGGTTCGAACCCTGTATGAGGCTCCGCTTCTGGCTGTCAGTTTCGACTGATAGCCAGGAGCCGCTTTTAATATTCGCTATACTAATTATATGCAGACCTTTTGGCACAGACTCCCTACACCCTTTTTCATCCTTGCGCCCATGGAGGCGGTGACCGATGTTGTGTTTCGTCATGTCGTCGCCCAAGCTGGCCGGCCCGACGTCTTTTTCACGGAATT is part of the Candidatus Saccharibacteria bacterium genome and encodes:
- a CDS encoding ATP-dependent helicase, whose translation is MTDSAPTRSIRSCVAPNVQSMAFRAALGARYIQVATRYVPGPEGLTFPARKRVILFSLYNREVAEFEKRYKQLNKAQREAVDSIEGPLLVIAGPGTGKTELLSMRAANILQKTDTLPQNILCLTFTDSGAAAMRQRLASIIGPDAYKVAIHTFHSFGSEVINQNSEYFYHGAAFKPADELTSHEILTGIFDELDYTNPLTSKMNGEYTYLSDAKTVISELKRNGLTSDELLTIIASNDIVLDSVEKELSRIFSERPSTTMLPLLVPLAKKVAELAPQPIPSAYTPLSNTLSLSMAHAFDHAVAANSTKPLTAWRDEWLEKNDQGSFVFKDRKRHAKLRALSHIYYAYLTRMEQAGLYDFDDMVLGVIHGLETQADLAYNLQEKYHYIMVDEFQDTNLAQLRVLFALTNSPLYEGKPNIMAVGDDDQAIYSFQGAEVNNIHRFRSQYPGMRLVVLTDNYRSAKPILLHAREVIIQGEDRLESTMSDLGLVKELVALTTPKAPKVQLMPFASQVEEYSWIARDIANHIESGQPASTIAILARRHSELVAMLPYLYANNITVNYERRDDVLSMDVVIALELIASIAVHLFDRDIEAADSLLPELLAHPAFLCDPEAVWRISLVSHRNHLSWLESMATTPEFAPLQQWLVSLALAVPHTPLEQFLDMLLGMPADSTKDDVVSYRSPLYEHYFSAEQLAINPEAYLVALDALRTIRAHLRDFKPNSPLHVRDFLEYTTMYRQIGTGITSLRRQADEIAGSVHLMTVHKAKGLEFDSVYIAGAHDGAWGERVRSRSRLIGYPENLQLAPAGNTYSERLRLFYVAMTRAKQQLSISHPTVAENGSTLLPASFLTGTSLTAIEQLSIPSSTEQNAQALVAWHDYYTRATTDSMQLLLAPLLETYKLSATHLNNFIDLSRGGPGTFLLNNLLRFPQAKSANAAYGTAIHTTLQRAHAHLSATGRRKPIEDVLGDFVKEMTNQHLDSSDTELFIQKGQDSLSAFLSQYYNSFTPSQRTELGFGNQSVVCDGVRLTGSLDLVEIIDQNITVTDYKTGKPSTSWKGSTDYEKIKLHKYKQQLMFYQLLVGHSRDYSKYSYLKGILQFVEPDRSGTIYTLDVVATEAELHVFRQLLKAVWHCIQNLTLPDISQFEPTYKGILQFEKYLIDNYSNN